In the genome of Notamacropus eugenii isolate mMacEug1 chromosome 5, mMacEug1.pri_v2, whole genome shotgun sequence, one region contains:
- the LOC140508841 gene encoding olfactory receptor 51G2-like has translation MDPSIFSCNASSYDLPTFLLTGFPGLEASHHWVSIPINLICIISILGNSIILFVICTDPSLHGPMFIFLSVLAGSDLGLCASTFPTMVQLFWLGARELPFDLCAAQMFFIHAFTYVESGVLLAMAFDRFVAIKDPLHYASVLTQSTMTKIGAGILVRAVILNIPGPVLLRRLAFPAISILSHCYCLHCDLVGLACSDTSINSFFGLVSILFSLAIDSTLIVVSYVLILRTVLGIASPEERFKALNTCVSHLCIVLIFYMPKLGLSILHRVEKHTYPALAVLMANLHFLVPPFMNPIIYCIKSKQIRQSLLRRFWQKRVETS, from the coding sequence ATGGATCCTTCCATCTTCTCCTGCAATGCCAGCAGCTATGATCTCCCAACCTTCTTGCTGACAGGTTTCCCAGGCCTGGAGGCCTCTCACCACTGGGTGTCCATCCCCATCAACCTGATATGCATAATATCTATCCTGGGTAACAGCATCATTCTCTTCGTGATCTGCACAGACCCCAGCCTCCATGGGCCCAtgttcatctttctttctgttttggcagGCTCTGACCTAGGTCTCTGTGCCTCCACCTTTCCCACCATGGTACAGCTCTTCTGGCTGGGTGCCCGTGAGCTTCCCTTTGACTTATGTGCAGCCCAAATGTTCTTTATCCATGCCTTCACCTATGTGGAGTCAGGTGTGCTCCTGGCTATGGCCTTTGATCGCTTTGTTGCCATTAAAGATCCATTGCACTATGCTTCAGTCCTCACCCAATCAACTATGACCAAGATAGGAGCTGGGATTCTTGTGAGGGCAGTTATTCTCAACATTCCAGGTCCTGTCCTGCTCAGGAGGCTGGCATTCCCTGCTATCAGTATCCTCTCTCATTGCTATTGCCTCCATTGTGACCTAGTGGGACTAGCCTGTTCTGACACCAGTATCAACAGCTTCTTTGGCCTGGtctccatcctcttctccttggCTATTGACTCCACTCTCATTGTAGTTTCCTATGTGCTAATCCTCCGCACAGTGCTAGGCATTGCATCTCCTGAAGAGAGATTCAAGGCACTCAACACATGTGTCTCACACCTCTGCATTGTGCTTATTTTCTACATGCCCAAGTTGGGATTATCCATACTGCACCGTGTTGAGAAACACACCTACCCTGCTCTGGCTGTGCTCATGGCTAACCTACATTTCCTGGTTCCACCCTTCATGAACCCCATTATCTATTGCATCAAGTCCAAGCAGATCCGACAGAGTCTTTTGCGACGTTTCTGGCAGAAGAGAGTTGAGACCTCCTAA